The DNA window GGTCGCGGGGCCCGAGGGACACCCGAGCTCCTGGCCCGAACGGCCGGCGCGGCCGGGGTGAGCGTCCACGTCGTGCCGCCGCTCCGGGTGGACGGTCACGCCGTTTCGTCGACGTCGATCCGCGAGGCTCTTCGCCGGGGGGACGTGCGGCAGGCCGCCCGCTTCCTCGGTCGCCCGTATGCGCTCCGCGGCGCGGTGGCCCGCGGGGCCGCCCGCGGCCGAACGCTCGGGTTCCCGACCGCCAACCTCGCCGCGCCGCCGGGTCTTCCGCTGGCGGACGGAGTATATGCCGCTCGCGCGGAGTGGGACGGGAAGTCCGCCCCGGCGGTCGTGAACGTCGGCGTACGCCCTACGGTCGACGGAGCGACACGTCTGGTGGAGGCGCACCTGCTCGGCGTCTCGCCGGATCTCTACGGGCGCGAGC is part of the Candidatus Methylomirabilota bacterium genome and encodes:
- a CDS encoding riboflavin kinase codes for the protein GRGARGTPELLARTAGAAGVSVHVVPPLRVDGHAVSSTSIREALRRGDVRQAARFLGRPYALRGAVARGAARGRTLGFPTANLAAPPGLPLADGVYAARAEWDGKSAPAVVNVGVRPTVDGATRLVEAHLLGVSPDLYGRELTLAFLDRIRSERRFDSLDALRAQIAADVATARRLLGDG